The Candidatus Saccharimonadales bacterium genomic sequence CAAATCGGAGCAACTTGACTTATTGTTTACCGACGAAGATGGCAAACGCCAAGGGGTGGTACTAGGCTCTTATGGCATTGGTATAACCCGTCTGATAGGGGTGGTAGCAGAACTTATGGGTGACGATCGGGGTCTAGTTTGGCCAGCTGCCATCGCGCCGTATAGATACCATCTTATTTGGGTCGGTAGCGAAGAAGTTAAACAACAGGCCGAAGCTGTCTATGATGATCTTACTAAGGCCGGTCACGAAGTGCTATTTGATGACCGTGACGTTCGGCCGGGTGAGAAAATGGCCGACGCTGACTTGATCGGGCTGCCGTGGCGATTAGTAGTCAGTGATAAAACCCAGGGCCGTCTTGAAATTAAAGCCCGAACGGCCGATGAAATTAAGTTAGTCGACGCTAACGAGCTTCAAAAGTAAATAAAACTTTTATTCAGCTTAGTTAATTGGTTAAACTAAGAACAATCATGTTTAACCGATTAAGACGGTTGTATGCCCACGACATTGCGATTGATCTTGGCACGGCCAATACGTTGATTCATGTGGCTGGCCGCGGGTTGGTCATTAATGAACCAAGCGTAGTGTCGCTTAACCGAAAGTCAAAGCGGATAGTTGCCGTTGGCGAACGGGCCAAGCAGATGCTTGGCCGGACGCCGCCGGAAATCCAGGCAGCACGACCATTAGTCGACGGAGTGGTCAGCGATTTTGAAGTGACCGAGCAAATGCTTAAATATTTTATTGATAATTTGCACAGGGATTATCGTGTTCTCTGGCCGCGACCGCGGATGATAGTTGGCCTGCCGGCCGGTGTAACAGAGGTCGAACAACGGGCAGTAGAGGAAGCGGCCAGATCGGCCGGAGCGAGAAAAGTTTATTTAATCGAGGAACCGATGGCGGCAGCCATTGGGGTCGGCTTGCCGATCATGGACCCACAAGCCAGTATGATAATCGACATCGGCGGTGGTACGACTGAGGTCGCCATCATTGCTAACGGCCAGGTAGCATATTCACGCAGCTTGAGAATCGCGGGTGATGAATTGAGTGAAACGATCATGCAGTTTATGCGCGATGAATACAATTTGGCGGTAGGTGAACAAACAGCCGAACTGACAAAAACCGAAATCGGCGCGGTCTACATTCATTCCGATCCAAAAAAAACGACAGTACGCGGCCGCAATATAATTACTGGTTTACCGGAAGCGGTCGAATTGTCATCCGAGGTGTTAAGAAAACCATTGGCTCGTCAGATCAAACCTATCTTGGAAACCGTTAAAACGGTTTTAGAAGAAGCTCCTCCCGAGCTGGTAGCCGACGTGTTGGTCAGGGGTATCGTCATGACGGGCGGCGGTTCACTAATCGGAGGAATCGATCACTTGATATCGAATGAAACTAAACTAGAAACAACGGTAGCCGATAACGCTTTGACTGCTGTTGTCGAGGGGGCGGCGTTAGTGTTGAGCGCAATTGACCAGTACCGCTCAGTTTTGCTAGCGGGTACAGGAGCTTAAGGTGAAGTCAACATTCCAGCCGTTGGCGCTCATCGTCGGTCTAGCTTTGCTGGTCGGTTTGCGATTAGTTGCCAATTATGATCCGATTGCCGAGTTCATTCAGTCACGGCTGCCGACCCACCAATCTGCACCGTCCACCCCGTCCGACCCAAGGCTCGAACAATTAAACAAGCAGATTAATAGCCTTAAGTCTGCCTTAGATTTTAAATCCAACCACACCGGCCGGCTGATAGGGCTAAATATTTTAAATAAGACAACGGCAAGCTTCCGCTTGTCGCTTAAAATTGACGGGGGTAAGGAAGTCG encodes the following:
- a CDS encoding rod shape-determining protein, with amino-acid sequence MFNRLRRLYAHDIAIDLGTANTLIHVAGRGLVINEPSVVSLNRKSKRIVAVGERAKQMLGRTPPEIQAARPLVDGVVSDFEVTEQMLKYFIDNLHRDYRVLWPRPRMIVGLPAGVTEVEQRAVEEAARSAGARKVYLIEEPMAAAIGVGLPIMDPQASMIIDIGGGTTEVAIIANGQVAYSRSLRIAGDELSETIMQFMRDEYNLAVGEQTAELTKTEIGAVYIHSDPKKTTVRGRNIITGLPEAVELSSEVLRKPLARQIKPILETVKTVLEEAPPELVADVLVRGIVMTGGGSLIGGIDHLISNETKLETTVADNALTAVVEGAALVLSAIDQYRSVLLAGTGA